One window from the genome of Salisaeta longa DSM 21114 encodes:
- a CDS encoding LamG-like jellyroll fold domain-containing protein, whose protein sequence is MHNARQRIGLGLALLALVWSACSARVVAQVGGAPSVQRPVQAVTQLFASIDLQHSTLAVQVQLPADWELQRVALLRFGTTPAAVRVVPGQADGAYRLEARARLRGPYQLVVRVRTGRQPGATRWSVATLDRTANGWQRGRTVAAQRIRLHAQPRASRGTAHPALVFSDEAAQPVALPLQDARRSGEGRASFGGAFWIRTLARDAVVLSRWTGVEGQRYPLEVVIDRAGRLRYYFSRGARHHVALTKAPVADGQWHHVAFAYADASEQLTLWLDGQPVDSLRQPMGPVARGALALGGRPEAQRAAFVGTVAALRLWSQAPTPAMIAAARWRRDTASTARRPLRGVTSLPDGVSETPVALPVPPSIRNLRAAVTDGRVRLQWQTTAAGIDAFVIERSPRGQAFNVIAQRPPDDVRVGSSARFVFYDDPPSAGVVYYRIRQRLSGQAAQTSGVLKVGVGAPAESQLAKNAQMAPMELLGNAPNPFATRTTIQYRVRRATPLTITVWSVMGRRVATLVDKKHAPGTYALTFNAQQLASGTYFLRAETPTYTATDRLSVVQ, encoded by the coding sequence ATGCACAACGCGCGACAACGTATCGGCCTCGGACTGGCTCTGCTGGCGCTCGTGTGGAGTGCCTGCAGCGCCCGTGTGGTGGCGCAAGTAGGCGGTGCGCCATCGGTGCAGCGCCCGGTGCAGGCCGTCACCCAACTGTTTGCGTCGATCGACCTGCAGCACTCCACGCTTGCCGTGCAGGTGCAGCTTCCGGCGGATTGGGAGCTGCAGCGCGTGGCGCTTCTGCGCTTTGGCACGACGCCCGCCGCTGTGCGCGTCGTACCAGGGCAAGCGGACGGCGCGTACCGCCTCGAAGCGCGCGCCAGGCTTCGGGGCCCCTACCAGCTCGTGGTTCGCGTGCGCACCGGCCGGCAGCCGGGGGCCACGCGGTGGTCGGTGGCCACGCTCGACCGCACCGCGAACGGGTGGCAGCGCGGGCGGACGGTGGCCGCGCAACGCATCCGGCTGCATGCGCAGCCGCGGGCGTCGCGTGGTACAGCCCATCCGGCCCTGGTCTTTTCGGATGAGGCCGCGCAGCCGGTGGCGCTGCCGCTGCAGGACGCGCGGCGTTCGGGGGAGGGACGCGCTTCGTTTGGTGGCGCGTTTTGGATCCGTACCCTCGCTCGTGATGCCGTGGTGCTCTCGCGCTGGACGGGCGTCGAGGGGCAGCGGTATCCGCTGGAGGTGGTTATCGACCGCGCCGGACGGTTGCGGTACTACTTCAGCCGCGGCGCGCGCCATCACGTGGCCCTTACGAAAGCGCCCGTGGCCGATGGGCAGTGGCATCACGTTGCCTTCGCGTACGCCGATGCCTCAGAGCAGCTTACGCTGTGGCTTGACGGGCAACCGGTCGACTCGTTACGGCAGCCGATGGGGCCGGTGGCTCGGGGCGCGCTGGCACTAGGCGGACGCCCCGAAGCGCAGCGGGCGGCGTTTGTGGGCACGGTGGCCGCGCTCCGCCTGTGGTCGCAAGCCCCTACCCCCGCCATGATTGCCGCCGCCCGGTGGCGCCGCGATACCGCATCCACAGCACGCCGTCCCTTGCGCGGTGTCACGTCGCTGCCGGACGGCGTATCGGAGACACCTGTTGCGTTGCCCGTGCCGCCGTCCATTCGAAACCTGCGGGCGGCCGTCACCGACGGCCGGGTGCGCCTGCAATGGCAAACGACGGCCGCGGGCATCGACGCCTTTGTGATTGAGCGGTCGCCCCGCGGCCAAGCCTTCAACGTGATCGCACAGCGCCCGCCCGACGACGTGCGGGTCGGGTCTTCCGCCCGTTTCGTGTTCTACGACGACCCGCCCAGCGCGGGCGTCGTGTACTACCGGATTCGGCAGCGCCTGTCGGGGCAGGCCGCCCAAACGTCGGGGGTGCTTAAAGTCGGCGTGGGGGCGCCGGCCGAGTCGCAGTTGGCCAAGAATGCCCAGATGGCGCCGATGGAGCTGTTGGGCAACGCGCCCAATCCCTTTGCTACGCGCACCACCATCCAGTACCGCGTGAGGCGTGCAACTCCGCTCACCATCACCGTGTGGAGCGTGATGGGACGGCGCGTGGCGACGCTCGTGGATAAGAAGCATGCGCCCGGCACCTACGCCCTCACGTTCAATGCACAGCAGCTTGCAAGCGGCACGTACTTCCTGCGTGCCGAGACGCCCACCTACACAGCGACCGATCGCCTGTCGGTGGTGCAGTAG
- a CDS encoding Sec-independent protein translocase subunit TatA/TatB has protein sequence MLGSFGFGELILIFLVVLLIFGANRIPEIARGLGKGIREFKDATNEISRELNAEDQRRRIDKPQAPQGATQPQTSDASRPEPAPEPARADDPSRTSGSE, from the coding sequence ATGCTCGGGAGCTTTGGATTTGGCGAGCTAATTCTTATTTTTCTAGTCGTGCTGCTCATCTTTGGCGCCAACCGGATTCCGGAAATTGCGCGCGGGCTGGGCAAGGGCATCCGCGAGTTCAAGGATGCCACCAACGAGATATCGCGCGAGCTGAATGCGGAGGATCAGCGGCGGCGCATCGACAAGCCGCAGGCCCCCCAAGGCGCCACGCAGCCGCAAACGTCGGACGCGTCACGTCCGGAGCCGGCGCCCGAGCCGGCCCGCGCCGACGATCCATCGCGTACGTCGGGGAGCGAGTGA
- the gatA gene encoding Asp-tRNA(Asn)/Glu-tRNA(Gln) amidotransferase subunit GatA: MKYKTFAAARQALVHGETSCEALVSSFLERIDARNDDLNAFLSVDRDGALNHARYLDSQRQRGNERPLDGLVLGVKDTISIRGQQLTCGSKMLADFTSSYDATVIARLREAGAIFIGKTNCDAFGMGSTNETSYFGPVAHPQQADYVPGGSSGGSAAAVAAGLCHAALGSDTGGSVRQPAAFCGAVGLKPTYGRVSRYGLVAYASSLDTIGPLTHSVQDAATLLGCLAGRDGHDATTASVPCPDYSAACSQPIDGLAVGLPQEYFDDALDADIERMIQAQVEALQDAGATVTHVSLPHTAYTVPTYYVLATAEASSNLARYDGVRYGHRTNTAPPADADALEHLYRQTRTEGFGDEVKRRIMVGTYTLSTGAYKAYYDKAQRVRRLIRNDFDRVFDTVDVLLAPVTPGTAFRKQAADDPLAMYRSDRYTVAANLAGVPGLALPIGAHPTPPHLPVGLQLLGRPFDEATLLQVGAHLERANAA; this comes from the coding sequence ATGAAATATAAAACATTTGCCGCGGCCCGCCAGGCCCTGGTGCATGGAGAGACCAGTTGCGAAGCGCTGGTCTCTTCTTTTTTGGAGCGGATTGATGCCCGCAACGACGACCTGAACGCCTTCTTGAGCGTCGACCGCGACGGCGCGCTCAACCACGCGCGCTACCTCGACAGCCAGCGCCAGCGCGGTAACGAACGCCCCCTCGACGGCCTCGTGCTGGGCGTTAAAGACACCATCAGCATTCGCGGGCAGCAGCTCACCTGCGGCTCGAAAATGCTGGCCGACTTCACGTCCTCCTACGACGCTACGGTCATTGCGCGGCTGCGCGAAGCCGGCGCCATCTTCATTGGCAAAACGAACTGCGATGCCTTTGGGATGGGGTCGACCAACGAAACCTCCTATTTTGGCCCCGTGGCCCATCCGCAACAAGCCGACTACGTGCCCGGCGGCTCCTCGGGCGGCTCGGCAGCGGCCGTTGCGGCCGGTTTGTGTCACGCCGCGTTGGGCTCCGACACCGGCGGGTCGGTCCGGCAACCGGCGGCGTTTTGTGGCGCGGTGGGCCTAAAACCCACCTACGGCCGCGTCAGCCGCTACGGACTCGTGGCCTACGCCTCGTCGCTCGACACCATCGGGCCGCTTACGCACAGCGTGCAGGATGCAGCGACCCTGCTGGGGTGCCTCGCGGGCCGCGACGGGCACGATGCCACAACGGCTTCCGTGCCATGCCCCGACTACAGCGCCGCTTGCTCTCAGCCCATCGACGGCCTCGCGGTGGGTCTCCCCCAGGAGTATTTCGATGATGCGCTCGATGCCGACATCGAACGCATGATCCAGGCGCAGGTGGAGGCGCTGCAAGACGCCGGCGCCACCGTGACGCACGTGTCGCTGCCGCATACCGCGTACACGGTGCCCACGTACTACGTGCTGGCCACCGCCGAGGCGTCGAGCAACCTGGCCCGGTACGACGGCGTGCGCTATGGCCATCGCACCAACACCGCCCCGCCCGCCGATGCCGATGCGCTGGAGCACCTCTACCGTCAAACGCGCACCGAAGGGTTTGGCGACGAAGTAAAACGGCGCATCATGGTGGGCACGTACACCCTTTCGACCGGGGCCTACAAAGCCTACTACGACAAAGCGCAGCGCGTACGGCGCCTCATCCGAAACGACTTTGACCGCGTCTTTGATACGGTCGATGTGCTGCTTGCGCCCGTCACGCCAGGTACGGCGTTCCGAAAGCAGGCAGCCGACGACCCCCTGGCGATGTATCGCAGCGACCGTTACACCGTCGCCGCCAATCTGGCCGGCGTACCGGGCCTTGCGCTGCCCATTGGGGCGCACCCAACGCCGCCGCATCTGCCGGTCGGACTCCAATTGTTGGGGCGTCCCTTCGACGAAGCCACCCTACTGCAGGTCGGCGCGCACCTTGAGCGTGCCAACGCAGCATAG
- the sucD gene encoding succinate--CoA ligase subunit alpha, with translation MSILVDNDTRLVVQGITGQEGSFHAEQMIEYGTNVVAGVTPGKGGTTHLDRPVFNTVAEAVAQEGANTSIIFVPPPFAADAVQEAAEAGIEVIICITEGIPVKDMKPTYHYVQKMGAHLIGPNCPGLITPGECKVGIMPAMIFEPGPIGVISRSGTLTYEAVDQLTRAGFGQSTAVGIGGDPIIGTRFVDALKLFEADDDTEGVVLIGEIGGSAEEEAATYIKEHMSKPVFGFIAGQTAPPGRRMGHAGAIVSGGSGTAEAKFAALEAAGATVVKNPALIGQTVHDTLG, from the coding sequence ATGAGCATTCTCGTCGACAACGACACGCGCCTGGTAGTGCAGGGCATTACCGGCCAGGAAGGCAGCTTCCACGCCGAGCAAATGATTGAGTACGGCACCAACGTGGTGGCGGGCGTTACGCCGGGTAAAGGCGGCACCACCCACCTCGATCGGCCCGTGTTTAACACGGTAGCGGAAGCGGTGGCGCAGGAAGGCGCAAACACCTCCATTATCTTCGTGCCCCCGCCGTTTGCTGCCGATGCGGTGCAGGAAGCCGCCGAAGCCGGCATTGAGGTAATCATCTGCATCACCGAGGGCATTCCGGTGAAGGACATGAAGCCCACCTATCACTACGTGCAAAAGATGGGCGCTCACCTGATTGGCCCCAACTGCCCGGGGCTCATTACGCCGGGTGAATGCAAGGTCGGCATCATGCCGGCGATGATCTTTGAGCCGGGGCCCATTGGCGTGATCTCGCGCTCGGGCACGCTTACCTACGAGGCGGTTGATCAGCTGACGCGCGCCGGGTTTGGCCAAAGCACGGCCGTAGGCATCGGCGGCGATCCCATCATTGGCACGCGCTTCGTGGACGCGCTGAAGCTGTTTGAGGCCGACGACGATACCGAGGGCGTGGTGCTCATTGGCGAGATTGGCGGATCGGCTGAGGAAGAAGCGGCCACCTACATCAAGGAGCACATGAGCAAGCCGGTCTTTGGCTTCATCGCCGGACAAACGGCACCTCCCGGCCGCCGCATGGGCCACGCGGGCGCCATTGTATCGGGCGGCAGCGGAACGGCCGAAGCCAAGTTTGCGGCGCTCGAAGCCGCGGGCGCTACGGTGGTGAAAAACCCGGCGCTCATTGGGCAAACCGTGCACGACACGCTGGGCTAA
- a CDS encoding AMP-dependent synthetase/ligase produces the protein MPAQVAFNTIPQLFTRLADHYDGAQHTALRHKANDTWVNIPWERLQDEVHAVAGYLASEGVMPGDRVALLSENRPEWAITDLATQILGGVNVSIYTSLPPAKVGYILRDAGAETLVVSVPVQRKKVESIFEACPDLKRVVVMDALPDDPPDWMTAWAEARATGAEYWRAHTDALEQRARDVTPDDTSALIYTSGTTGEPKGVILTHRNFCSNVKAALQRVPFNDDDHHLSFLPLCHAFERTAGFTAVLSAGGTISYAESIEAVSQNLLETKPTVMISVPRMFEKVYNRVTKQASEGSALQQSVFDWAVRIGKRYAAARRPGAWLRAQYKLAHTLVFSKLHEKLGGNLKFAVSGGAALPKEIGTFFQAAGVTIIEGYGLTETAPVMAVNPLEEPRYGTVGHVLPGVEVGIMDLESEALIGTQHGDDYPSALTTAEGEIVVKGPNVMSGYWKRPEETRAAFDSDGWYHTGDVGRFDDGYLMVTDRIKHMIVSRGGKNIYPGPIEDQFKTKGWIDQIVVIGEDRPFLTALVVPDLETLRMHVRDAEDAEVAVSDEALLTDPAVERLAKETFNAFNHDAAAHEKIRNYHLLATPFTVEEGTLTPTMKLKRAAIEEQYADAIDAMYAKFERFG, from the coding sequence ATGCCCGCCCAGGTCGCCTTCAACACGATCCCGCAGTTGTTCACCCGCCTCGCCGATCATTACGACGGCGCGCAGCACACGGCCCTGCGGCATAAGGCCAACGACACCTGGGTGAACATTCCGTGGGAGCGCTTGCAGGACGAAGTGCATGCGGTGGCGGGCTACTTGGCTTCAGAAGGCGTTATGCCGGGCGATCGCGTGGCGCTGCTGTCCGAAAATCGCCCCGAGTGGGCCATCACAGACCTGGCGACGCAAATTCTAGGCGGCGTGAACGTGTCCATTTACACGTCGCTTCCGCCCGCCAAGGTGGGGTACATCCTGCGAGATGCCGGGGCCGAGACGCTGGTTGTGTCGGTGCCCGTACAGCGCAAAAAGGTGGAATCCATCTTCGAGGCGTGTCCCGACCTGAAGCGCGTGGTGGTGATGGATGCGCTTCCGGACGATCCGCCGGACTGGATGACGGCGTGGGCGGAGGCGCGGGCCACGGGGGCCGAGTACTGGCGGGCCCACACCGATGCGTTGGAACAGCGCGCCCGCGACGTGACGCCCGACGACACGAGCGCGCTCATTTACACAAGCGGCACCACGGGCGAGCCCAAAGGGGTGATCCTCACGCATCGCAACTTTTGCTCGAACGTAAAGGCTGCCCTGCAGCGCGTACCCTTCAACGATGACGATCACCACCTGTCGTTTTTGCCGCTCTGCCACGCCTTTGAGCGCACGGCGGGATTCACGGCGGTGCTCTCGGCCGGCGGCACCATCAGCTATGCGGAGAGCATTGAGGCGGTATCGCAGAACCTGCTCGAAACAAAGCCCACCGTAATGATCTCGGTGCCGCGCATGTTCGAGAAGGTGTACAACCGCGTGACCAAGCAAGCATCGGAAGGCAGCGCCCTGCAGCAGTCGGTGTTTGACTGGGCCGTGCGCATCGGCAAGCGCTACGCCGCGGCGCGCCGTCCGGGGGCGTGGCTGCGGGCACAGTACAAGCTGGCGCATACGCTCGTGTTTTCGAAGCTCCATGAGAAGCTGGGTGGCAACCTCAAGTTTGCGGTGTCGGGCGGGGCCGCCCTTCCGAAAGAGATTGGCACGTTCTTTCAGGCGGCGGGCGTGACCATCATTGAAGGCTACGGCCTGACGGAGACTGCCCCGGTGATGGCCGTGAATCCGCTTGAGGAGCCGCGCTACGGCACCGTGGGCCACGTGCTGCCGGGCGTGGAGGTGGGCATTATGGATCTGGAGAGCGAGGCGCTGATTGGCACGCAGCATGGCGACGACTACCCCTCGGCGCTCACAACGGCCGAAGGGGAGATTGTGGTGAAGGGCCCCAACGTGATGAGCGGGTATTGGAAGCGCCCCGAGGAAACGCGGGCCGCGTTTGATTCGGACGGCTGGTACCACACCGGCGACGTGGGGCGCTTCGACGACGGCTACCTGATGGTGACCGACCGCATCAAGCACATGATCGTGTCGCGCGGCGGGAAAAATATCTACCCGGGGCCCATCGAGGACCAGTTCAAGACGAAGGGCTGGATCGACCAGATCGTGGTGATTGGCGAGGACCGGCCGTTCCTCACGGCCCTCGTGGTGCCAGATCTGGAGACGCTGCGCATGCATGTGCGCGACGCGGAAGACGCCGAAGTGGCGGTGAGCGACGAGGCCCTGCTCACCGATCCAGCGGTTGAGCGCTTGGCCAAGGAAACCTTCAACGCCTTCAACCACGACGCGGCGGCGCACGAAAAAATCCGCAACTACCACCTGCTGGCCACCCCGTTCACGGTGGAGGAAGGCACCCTAACGCCCACGATGAAGCTGAAGCGCGCAGCCATTGAGGAGCAGTACGCGGACGCGATTGATGCGATGTACGCCAAGTTTGAGCGGTTTGGGTGA
- a CDS encoding MGMT family protein translates to MATSSFFDRVYDVVAQIPAGRVATYGDIAEAVGQRSAARTVGWALKAAVDSGLPCHRVVNRHGALTGKRHFPSPTFMEECLRSEGVTFTDDGRVDLEQHRWTPEGLR, encoded by the coding sequence ATGGCTACGTCCTCCTTTTTTGATCGCGTGTACGATGTGGTGGCCCAAATCCCCGCGGGCCGCGTGGCTACGTACGGCGACATCGCAGAAGCCGTCGGGCAGCGCAGCGCCGCCCGCACGGTGGGATGGGCCTTAAAGGCCGCGGTAGATAGCGGGCTGCCGTGCCACCGCGTGGTAAACCGCCACGGTGCCCTGACGGGCAAGCGGCACTTTCCGTCGCCTACGTTCATGGAGGAGTGCTTGCGCAGCGAGGGCGTCACATTCACCGACGACGGCCGCGTAGACCTGGAGCAGCACCGCTGGACGCCCGAAGGATTGCGCTAA
- a CDS encoding YceI family protein — MNRLRACLLLLLVIAVEPTGAHAQSFELLDASRFWIRGTSSVNTFTCRAPYVRAAGRLPLSQPVRARPDSLQPRLAVPVQRFDCGNDRMTNDLKETLKAQAHPTIRFQLQRVERVVPPDTTGGWYRLHVLGTLTVAGTERLVRVSARGQRLGPGTYRVTGCKPLHMTYFGITPPTKFMGLIEVHDRIQVHFDLAVQVASATPAVAAVTAPAPTPSCSSN, encoded by the coding sequence ATGAACCGTTTACGCGCCTGCTTACTGCTGCTGTTGGTCATCGCGGTCGAACCGACCGGGGCCCACGCACAGTCCTTCGAGCTGCTGGATGCCAGCCGCTTCTGGATTCGCGGCACGTCGTCGGTCAATACGTTCACCTGCCGGGCTCCCTACGTACGCGCCGCGGGCAGGCTGCCCCTGTCGCAGCCGGTACGCGCCCGCCCCGACAGCCTGCAGCCCCGCCTTGCGGTGCCGGTGCAGCGCTTCGACTGCGGCAACGACCGCATGACAAACGATCTGAAAGAGACGCTGAAGGCGCAGGCGCATCCCACGATTCGATTTCAACTGCAACGCGTGGAACGCGTCGTGCCGCCCGACACCACCGGCGGCTGGTACCGCCTGCACGTGCTGGGCACCCTTACCGTGGCAGGCACCGAGCGCCTGGTGCGCGTGTCGGCCCGCGGGCAACGCCTGGGGCCCGGAACGTATCGCGTCACCGGCTGCAAGCCGCTTCACATGACGTACTTCGGCATCACGCCACCAACCAAGTTCATGGGGCTGATTGAGGTGCACGATCGCATCCAGGTGCATTTCGACCTGGCCGTGCAGGTTGCTTCGGCAACGCCTGCGGTGGCCGCGGTGACGGCACCGGCCCCCACACCATCCTGTTCTTCAAACTAA
- a CDS encoding YceI family protein, giving the protein MLRILLSILASGILFIGASPPPAAPTPYTILPDHSTLTIAGTSTLHDWTCDVQSFEGTLRAAPADSSAAAVAAISGGQLRVPVAAIECGKDRMNNNLRDALRAEAYPTIFYMIESAELTALPDSAGAWSSAQATGTLIIGGTRHKLTVPGTVQRQPDGQLRIVGDVSFKMSTWGVEPPSVMLGTITTGDRVTIGFDILAAPSR; this is encoded by the coding sequence ATGCTCCGCATTCTTCTTTCGATTCTCGCCAGCGGCATCCTATTCATCGGCGCCTCTCCCCCGCCGGCCGCACCTACGCCGTACACCATTCTGCCCGATCATAGCACGCTCACGATTGCCGGCACGTCGACCCTGCACGATTGGACATGCGACGTTCAGTCGTTTGAGGGCACGCTCCGCGCCGCCCCGGCCGATTCTTCCGCAGCGGCTGTTGCCGCCATCAGCGGCGGACAACTGCGCGTCCCGGTCGCGGCCATCGAGTGCGGCAAAGACCGCATGAACAACAACCTTCGCGACGCGCTGCGTGCCGAGGCCTACCCCACCATCTTTTATATGATCGAGAGCGCCGAACTGACGGCCCTCCCAGATTCTGCCGGGGCATGGTCAAGTGCGCAGGCGACCGGCACGCTTATCATTGGCGGCACACGGCACAAGCTGACGGTACCGGGCACGGTGCAGCGACAGCCCGACGGCCAGCTGCGCATTGTGGGCGACGTGTCCTTCAAGATGTCGACGTGGGGCGTTGAGCCGCCGAGCGTCATGCTGGGTACCATCACCACCGGCGACCGCGTGACGATCGGGTTCGACATCCTCGCGGCCCCGTCGCGCTAA
- a CDS encoding Lrp/AsnC family transcriptional regulator — protein MALLDDTDYAILRAMQRDARIQNKTLAEEVGVAESTCLERVRRLRENGVLTGFHATVDAAAVGIQLQAMITVQLSKHSQYTVDRFRSTANDRPEVLAVYHLGGRTDFMLHVAVRGSEHLRDFILSALTTRPEVQNVETSIIFDQAHSRTKPIYPDQAR, from the coding sequence ATGGCTCTGCTTGACGATACCGACTACGCCATCCTCCGCGCCATGCAGCGCGACGCGCGCATCCAGAACAAGACGCTGGCCGAGGAGGTGGGCGTGGCCGAGTCGACGTGCTTAGAGCGCGTGCGCCGGCTGCGCGAGAACGGCGTCCTGACGGGCTTTCACGCCACGGTGGATGCCGCGGCGGTGGGCATTCAGCTGCAGGCGATGATAACGGTGCAGCTCAGCAAGCACTCGCAGTACACCGTCGACCGCTTCCGCTCGACCGCTAACGACCGGCCCGAAGTGCTTGCGGTGTATCACCTGGGCGGCCGCACGGACTTCATGCTGCACGTGGCCGTACGTGGCTCCGAACACCTGCGCGATTTTATCTTGAGTGCGCTCACCACGCGCCCCGAGGTGCAAAACGTAGAAACGTCCATCATCTTCGACCAGGCCCACTCACGCACAAAGCCCATTTATCCTGATCAGGCCCGGTAG
- a CDS encoding 2Fe-2S iron-sulfur cluster-binding protein — MPTLTIKDVGTFDVEHGTRLVRAMAEHIDIGHRCGGHAQCTTCRVRFAAGEPEVMTQAEHEKLHDIKQHGSFRLACQIVVDRDMTVEPLMTARAQGWDDPGPEPAPHVEPTAEWHDPKELSDQAD, encoded by the coding sequence ATGCCCACACTGACCATCAAGGATGTTGGTACCTTCGACGTTGAACATGGCACGCGCCTCGTACGGGCGATGGCCGAACACATCGACATTGGCCATCGCTGCGGCGGCCACGCCCAGTGCACCACGTGCCGGGTGCGCTTCGCAGCGGGCGAGCCCGAGGTGATGACCCAGGCCGAGCACGAAAAGCTGCACGACATCAAGCAGCACGGCAGCTTCCGGCTGGCCTGTCAGATTGTGGTGGACCGTGACATGACCGTCGAGCCGCTCATGACGGCCCGCGCGCAAGGATGGGACGACCCCGGCCCCGAGCCGGCCCCGCACGTTGAGCCAACCGCCGAGTGGCACGACCCAAAAGAACTCTCGGATCAGGCGGATTAG
- a CDS encoding AI-2E family transporter: MAAAPSNDTWNDALQLIMAVGGLALFLVLLYEMEVPPRDGSFLNPPLVALAGVILLWPLRKRPAVQALLVSGGTLLLLWILDTVSGILIPFVAVYLLAYLLNPVVTHLHERRGIPRWASSLTTTLLAVGALVLFFFVVAPNLVGQLDSLSQRLITAVEEVRAWLGTTNIIERVAEASGLSKQRLLDQGAALIEQQVEQLPSTIEDLMQSVGSVLGALTLVALVPVLLFYTLKDYPRIRDALIALSPTANGRRDYLLKAGGIVGRYLRGQLIISGIATLNVSVALYLFDVPFWLLIGLLTGVLNFIPNIGALINTGVGALLAFAFSGWVSAAVVVGVLLGQYTLEQSLLTPNVMQYQVGLHPVLVLFSLLVFGSFMGAFGLFVAVPTTAILVTGYRAYSEELTLDLHAYSNPPGA, encoded by the coding sequence GTGGCTGCTGCCCCCTCAAACGATACGTGGAACGATGCCCTGCAGCTGATTATGGCGGTGGGGGGGCTGGCGCTCTTTCTGGTGCTGCTGTACGAGATGGAGGTGCCGCCGCGCGATGGGAGCTTCCTGAACCCGCCGCTGGTGGCGCTGGCGGGCGTTATCTTGCTGTGGCCGCTGCGCAAGCGGCCGGCTGTGCAGGCCCTGCTGGTGTCGGGCGGTACGCTGTTGCTGCTGTGGATTCTGGACACCGTAAGCGGCATCCTCATTCCGTTTGTGGCGGTTTATCTGCTTGCCTACCTGCTGAATCCGGTCGTTACGCACCTTCACGAGCGTCGGGGCATTCCCCGCTGGGCGTCGTCCCTCACCACCACGCTGCTTGCGGTGGGCGCGCTGGTTCTGTTCTTTTTCGTGGTGGCCCCCAACCTCGTCGGCCAGCTCGACAGCCTCTCGCAGCGTCTCATCACGGCCGTCGAGGAGGTACGTGCCTGGCTTGGCACCACGAACATCATTGAGCGGGTGGCTGAGGCGAGCGGCCTGTCGAAGCAGCGCCTGTTGGATCAGGGCGCGGCGCTCATCGAGCAGCAGGTGGAGCAGCTTCCGAGCACCATCGAAGACCTGATGCAGTCGGTGGGCTCGGTGCTGGGCGCGCTCACGCTCGTGGCACTGGTGCCCGTGCTGCTGTTTTACACGCTCAAGGACTACCCGCGCATCCGCGATGCGCTGATCGCACTCTCTCCCACAGCCAACGGCCGGCGCGACTACCTGCTGAAGGCGGGCGGCATCGTGGGGCGGTACCTGCGCGGGCAGCTCATCATCAGCGGCATTGCGACGTTGAACGTGTCGGTGGCGCTTTACCTGTTCGATGTGCCGTTTTGGCTGCTGATTGGCCTGCTTACGGGCGTGCTCAACTTCATCCCCAACATTGGCGCGCTCATCAACACGGGCGTCGGCGCGCTGCTTGCCTTTGCCTTTAGCGGCTGGGTGAGCGCGGCCGTCGTGGTGGGCGTGCTCCTCGGCCAGTACACCCTGGAGCAAAGCCTGCTTACGCCCAACGTGATGCAGTATCAGGTGGGCCTGCACCCGGTGCTCGTCCTGTTCTCGCTGCTCGTCTTTGGCTCGTTCATGGGCGCCTTTGGCCTGTTTGTGGCGGTGCCCACCACGGCCATTCTCGTTACGGGCTACCGCGCCTACAGCGAGGAGCTGACGCTTGACCTGCACGCGTACAGCAACCCGCCGGGCGCGTAG